The proteins below are encoded in one region of Vespula pensylvanica isolate Volc-1 chromosome 4, ASM1446617v1, whole genome shotgun sequence:
- the LOC122628765 gene encoding putative inorganic phosphate cotransporter isoform X2, with translation MGFFAIFNAYVMRVCLSIALTQMVIPSNKTTNASLDNTCPVFQEDQPVEQKLSGTYDWSVGQQSMILSSFYWGYILTHLPGGLLAERFGGKYSLGLGILSTAVTTLLTPVAVEWGGATALTILRFLMGLGEGTTFPALNSMLAQWTPPEERSKLGSLVFAGALLGTVFGTSVSGVILQDSPIGWAAVFYVFGAVGVLWFIMWIILCYNNPDEHPFISERELKYLHDRMSAHTHKKPPLVPWRHMFTSVPFWALVAAQVGHDWGFFTMVTDLPTYMNNVMKFSIKNNGYLSSLPYLCMWISSLISSWLADKMITSGFMSRTNVRKLGTTIASIGPGVFLVGASYAECDRTIVVVMFTIGMTLMGTFYPGMKVNGLDLSPNYSGSLMAVVNGIGALSGIFTPYIVRALTPNELMTEWRLVFWVVFAVFVVTNLIFVFYASGEVQYWNDPEFVRRDREERRRKHDIEKQEKAGKISS, from the exons ATGGGCTTTTTTGCGATCTTCAATGCCTACGTCATGAGAGTATGCCTGTCGATCGCCTTGACGCAAATGGTCATACCTAGTAATAAAACAACAAATGCCTCGCTCGACAATACTTGTCCTGTTTTTCAAGAAGATCAACCGGTAGAGCAGAAACTATCTGGCACTTACGATTGGAGCGTAGGACAACAG AGCATGATATTGTCTTCATTCTATTGGGGATACATACTCACTCATCTGCCAGGAGGTCTATTGGCTGAGAGATTCGGTGGAAAGTACTCGCTCGGTTTAGGAATTCTTTCTACCGCAGTGACAACACTTTTAACACCGGTCGCAGTCGAATGGGGAGGAGCCACTGCACTTACCATTTTACGTTTCTTGATGGGTCTCGGCGAGGGTACGACATTTCCTGCATTGAACTCGATGTTAGCGCAATGGACACCTCCGGAAGAGAGATCGAAACTTGGCTCGTTGGTATTCGCTGGTGCTTTACTCGGCACAGTTTTCGGTACTTCCGTTTCCGGTGTGATTCTTCAAGATTCACCGATTGGTTGGGCTGCGGTTTTCTATGTTTTTGGTGCGGTAGGTGTATTATGGTTCATTATGTGGATCATATTGTGTTATAACAATCCGGACGAGCATCCGTTCATCTCCGAACGcgaattgaaatatttgcaCGACCGAATGAGCGCTCATACACATAAGAAACCACCTTTGGTACCGTGGCGACACATGTTCACGTCAGTGCCATTTTGGGCTTTGGTAGCCGCTCAAGTTGGTCACGATTGGGGCTTCTTCACGATGGTCACTGATCTCCCAACGTACATGAACAACGTAATGAAGTTCTCGATCAAGAACAACGGTTATTTGTCCTCTCTTCCGTATCTCTGCATGTGGATTTCTAGTTTAATATCTTCCTGGTTGGCCGACAAGATGATCACAAGTGGATTTATGtcacgaacgaacgtacgaaaacTCGGGACGACGATAGCTTCCATTGGACCTGGTGTTTTCTTAGTTGGGGCATCCTACGCCGAATGTGACAGGACCATTGTCGTCGTTATGTTTACCATCGGAATGACTCTGATGG GTACTTTCTATCCTGGCATGAAGGTAAACGGACTTGATCTCAGTCCGAATTACTCCGGCTCGCTGATGGCTGTGGTAAATGGAATAGGTGCTTTAAGTGGTATCTTTACACCTTACATCGTAAGAGCACTTACGCCGAACGAATTGATGACCGAATGGAGACTCGTATTTTGGGTCGTGTTCGCTGTTTTCGTTGTTACCAATTTAATTTTCGTATTTTACGCGAGCGGAGAGGTTCAATATTGGAATGATCCTGAATTCgtaagaagagatagagaggaaaggCGGCGTAAACACGATATtgagaaacaagagaaagcAGGAAAGATATCGTCGTAA
- the LOC122628765 gene encoding putative inorganic phosphate cotransporter isoform X1, with protein sequence MLSAWKVCCAGVPQRLVFAVMGFFAIFNAYVMRVCLSIALTQMVIPSNKTTNASLDNTCPVFQEDQPVEQKLSGTYDWSVGQQSMILSSFYWGYILTHLPGGLLAERFGGKYSLGLGILSTAVTTLLTPVAVEWGGATALTILRFLMGLGEGTTFPALNSMLAQWTPPEERSKLGSLVFAGALLGTVFGTSVSGVILQDSPIGWAAVFYVFGAVGVLWFIMWIILCYNNPDEHPFISERELKYLHDRMSAHTHKKPPLVPWRHMFTSVPFWALVAAQVGHDWGFFTMVTDLPTYMNNVMKFSIKNNGYLSSLPYLCMWISSLISSWLADKMITSGFMSRTNVRKLGTTIASIGPGVFLVGASYAECDRTIVVVMFTIGMTLMGTFYPGMKVNGLDLSPNYSGSLMAVVNGIGALSGIFTPYIVRALTPNELMTEWRLVFWVVFAVFVVTNLIFVFYASGEVQYWNDPEFVRRDREERRRKHDIEKQEKAGKISS encoded by the exons GTGCGGGAGTACCGCAACGTTTGGTATTTGCCGTGATGGGCTTTTTTGCGATCTTCAATGCCTACGTCATGAGAGTATGCCTGTCGATCGCCTTGACGCAAATGGTCATACCTAGTAATAAAACAACAAATGCCTCGCTCGACAATACTTGTCCTGTTTTTCAAGAAGATCAACCGGTAGAGCAGAAACTATCTGGCACTTACGATTGGAGCGTAGGACAACAG AGCATGATATTGTCTTCATTCTATTGGGGATACATACTCACTCATCTGCCAGGAGGTCTATTGGCTGAGAGATTCGGTGGAAAGTACTCGCTCGGTTTAGGAATTCTTTCTACCGCAGTGACAACACTTTTAACACCGGTCGCAGTCGAATGGGGAGGAGCCACTGCACTTACCATTTTACGTTTCTTGATGGGTCTCGGCGAGGGTACGACATTTCCTGCATTGAACTCGATGTTAGCGCAATGGACACCTCCGGAAGAGAGATCGAAACTTGGCTCGTTGGTATTCGCTGGTGCTTTACTCGGCACAGTTTTCGGTACTTCCGTTTCCGGTGTGATTCTTCAAGATTCACCGATTGGTTGGGCTGCGGTTTTCTATGTTTTTGGTGCGGTAGGTGTATTATGGTTCATTATGTGGATCATATTGTGTTATAACAATCCGGACGAGCATCCGTTCATCTCCGAACGcgaattgaaatatttgcaCGACCGAATGAGCGCTCATACACATAAGAAACCACCTTTGGTACCGTGGCGACACATGTTCACGTCAGTGCCATTTTGGGCTTTGGTAGCCGCTCAAGTTGGTCACGATTGGGGCTTCTTCACGATGGTCACTGATCTCCCAACGTACATGAACAACGTAATGAAGTTCTCGATCAAGAACAACGGTTATTTGTCCTCTCTTCCGTATCTCTGCATGTGGATTTCTAGTTTAATATCTTCCTGGTTGGCCGACAAGATGATCACAAGTGGATTTATGtcacgaacgaacgtacgaaaacTCGGGACGACGATAGCTTCCATTGGACCTGGTGTTTTCTTAGTTGGGGCATCCTACGCCGAATGTGACAGGACCATTGTCGTCGTTATGTTTACCATCGGAATGACTCTGATGG GTACTTTCTATCCTGGCATGAAGGTAAACGGACTTGATCTCAGTCCGAATTACTCCGGCTCGCTGATGGCTGTGGTAAATGGAATAGGTGCTTTAAGTGGTATCTTTACACCTTACATCGTAAGAGCACTTACGCCGAACGAATTGATGACCGAATGGAGACTCGTATTTTGGGTCGTGTTCGCTGTTTTCGTTGTTACCAATTTAATTTTCGTATTTTACGCGAGCGGAGAGGTTCAATATTGGAATGATCCTGAATTCgtaagaagagatagagaggaaaggCGGCGTAAACACGATATtgagaaacaagagaaagcAGGAAAGATATCGTCGTAA